In Bdellovibrio bacteriovorus, the following are encoded in one genomic region:
- the murI gene encoding glutamate racemase, with protein MSVHDARPIGVFDSGIGGLTVLRELAHQFPHESFLYLGDTARLPYGSKSPQTIRKYSEQNIEFLKKQDVKAIVIACNTASTQVKEAEFAGLPVYNVISPGSARALQLSPSKRIGVLGTRATINSQAYTHKILELDSEAHVFDQACPLFVPLAEEGWDSDPVTNLIVFRYLNPLLQNNIDTLILGCTHYPILKNSISRVTGSSIELVDSGEAIALWLQQDMQSGRLKKAEQSPRRIDILTTDYSAHFNEIASRILKPIHPDDVRVVDL; from the coding sequence ATGTCAGTGCATGATGCGCGCCCCATTGGGGTTTTTGATTCAGGAATTGGTGGTTTGACGGTTTTAAGAGAACTCGCTCATCAGTTCCCGCATGAAAGTTTTCTTTACTTAGGGGACACCGCGCGTCTGCCTTATGGCTCTAAATCCCCACAGACCATCCGCAAATATTCAGAACAAAATATCGAGTTTTTAAAAAAACAAGATGTGAAAGCCATCGTCATTGCATGCAACACCGCCTCCACGCAAGTCAAAGAGGCCGAGTTTGCCGGGCTGCCCGTGTATAACGTGATCTCCCCGGGATCCGCACGCGCATTGCAACTAAGTCCGTCTAAGCGCATTGGTGTTTTAGGCACGCGTGCCACCATTAATAGCCAAGCCTACACGCATAAAATCTTAGAACTGGATTCAGAAGCTCACGTGTTTGATCAAGCCTGTCCACTTTTTGTACCTTTGGCCGAAGAGGGCTGGGATTCAGATCCGGTCACCAATTTGATTGTGTTTCGTTATTTAAATCCGCTTTTACAAAACAATATCGACACTTTGATTTTGGGCTGCACCCATTATCCGATTTTAAAAAACTCGATTTCACGTGTCACGGGATCTTCCATTGAGTTGGTGGACTCAGGTGAAGCCATTGCCTTATGGCTTCAGCAAGACATGCAAAGTGGACGTCTTAAAAAGGCCGAGCAAAGCCCTCGGCGTATTGATATTTTAACGACGGATTATTCCGCCCATTTTAACGAAATTGCTTCAAGAATTCTTAAGCCGATTCACCCCGACGATGTGCGCGTGGTAGATCTTTAA
- the lysA gene encoding diaminopimelate decarboxylase has product MTNHPSCGMMLTEVFVEYINNELCLGPLKKSLSVLTTDYMRPTYVYDLDFIAQRYKAMSGALKNTRLFYAVKANPNAQVLQKLKSLGAGADVVSLGEIKRALESGFQPQDIVYSGVGKTKHEITEALKLGILQINVESLPELERIGAIAKSLNKKAAVAFRLNPDVSIQTHPYIATGLKDNKFGMELSSLPKLMACLDKFSDSLELVGVSLHLGSQMLEFSGYEEALKKLKAVFIDLQKKAPGLRKFDFGGGLGIFYDRTDLELEESLLQDYAKITLNVLGDLDCDLQSEPGRWLVGHCGVLIAQVQYIKTTSEKTFVVLDSGMNHLIRPSLYEAQHRIMTLKKQNESHTVDIVGPICESSDVFLKSVSLGQVREDDFVAILDGGAYGYSMASVYNLHELPNEICI; this is encoded by the coding sequence ATGACAAATCATCCTTCTTGCGGGATGATGTTAACAGAGGTGTTCGTGGAATACATCAATAACGAGTTGTGTCTAGGTCCTTTAAAAAAATCGCTGTCTGTTTTGACCACTGATTATATGCGGCCCACGTATGTCTATGATTTGGATTTTATCGCGCAAAGATATAAAGCCATGTCGGGTGCTTTAAAAAACACGCGCCTTTTTTATGCGGTGAAAGCCAATCCCAACGCGCAAGTATTGCAAAAACTTAAAAGTTTAGGGGCGGGCGCGGATGTTGTTTCACTGGGAGAGATCAAGCGGGCTCTGGAGAGCGGCTTTCAGCCTCAAGATATCGTCTACAGCGGTGTGGGAAAAACCAAACACGAAATCACCGAAGCCTTAAAGCTGGGCATTTTGCAAATCAATGTGGAAAGTCTGCCGGAGTTAGAACGCATCGGTGCGATTGCGAAGTCCTTAAATAAAAAAGCCGCCGTGGCGTTCCGACTAAATCCCGATGTGAGTATCCAAACTCATCCGTACATTGCCACTGGTTTAAAAGACAATAAGTTCGGCATGGAGTTGTCATCTTTGCCAAAATTGATGGCGTGTTTAGATAAATTCTCTGATTCTTTAGAGTTAGTCGGGGTGAGTCTGCACTTGGGTTCCCAGATGTTGGAATTCAGCGGGTATGAAGAAGCCTTAAAAAAATTAAAAGCGGTCTTTATTGATTTACAAAAAAAAGCGCCCGGTTTACGCAAATTTGATTTCGGTGGCGGCTTGGGGATTTTTTATGATCGCACGGATCTAGAATTAGAAGAAAGCCTTTTGCAAGACTATGCAAAGATCACTTTAAATGTATTGGGCGATTTAGACTGCGATCTTCAATCTGAACCGGGCAGATGGTTGGTCGGCCACTGTGGAGTTTTGATTGCTCAAGTTCAGTATATTAAAACCACATCTGAAAAAACTTTTGTGGTTTTAGATTCAGGGATGAATCATCTGATTCGCCCTTCGCTTTACGAAGCTCAACATCGCATTATGACTTTAAAAAAACAAAACGAAAGCCACACCGTGGATATTGTGGGACCTATTTGTGAGTCTTCAGATGTGTTTTTAAAATCTGTGTCTTTGGGGCAAGTGCGGGAAGATGATTTCGTCGCCATTTTAGATGGCGGCGCTTACGGTTATTCTATGGCCAGCGTTTATAATTTGCACGAGCTGCCCAACGAAATCTGTATCTGA
- a CDS encoding MlaD family protein, with protein sequence MINLKFNKFERVAGMFILVAVAGVLLTGLSAAIRQGWFEPRVRYKTMFLSADGIHQGTVVQLSGLKVGAVESVELESDNRVSVEFYILGKFQDRVREDSSAQLVRPFIIGERVLDLSMGTEDFNIIPAGGHVKSTETMDLMTLMSGKNMNSYLAKLGGILESMQVIMDAFADKSRAESLVRVIDRLDPLMKNLNTMSSEVIKLSRQATHGDGMQKLVGNLNSTTSEINRILPELNEQNPDLAKDLATMTQNLAVVTKALGPATKAVEGQLPGASVRLLEALNETVVVLKAMQKSFFMRSNVEEVHKEESQRLPASK encoded by the coding sequence ATGATCAATCTGAAGTTCAATAAATTTGAACGCGTCGCCGGAATGTTTATTCTGGTCGCGGTCGCGGGAGTCCTCCTGACGGGCTTAAGTGCCGCGATTCGCCAGGGGTGGTTTGAGCCTCGTGTGCGTTATAAAACCATGTTCCTAAGTGCAGATGGGATCCATCAAGGCACGGTTGTGCAGTTATCCGGTCTTAAAGTGGGGGCCGTGGAAAGTGTCGAACTTGAAAGCGACAATCGCGTTAGTGTCGAGTTTTATATCTTAGGAAAATTTCAAGATCGGGTGCGTGAAGACAGCAGCGCACAGCTGGTGCGTCCGTTTATCATCGGAGAGCGTGTTTTAGATCTTTCGATGGGGACAGAGGATTTTAATATCATTCCTGCTGGCGGCCATGTGAAATCCACCGAGACCATGGACCTTATGACATTGATGAGTGGTAAAAACATGAATAGCTATTTGGCAAAACTGGGCGGTATTTTAGAAAGCATGCAAGTGATCATGGATGCTTTTGCAGATAAAAGCCGTGCTGAGAGCTTGGTTCGAGTGATTGACCGCTTAGATCCGTTGATGAAAAATTTAAACACCATGTCGTCGGAAGTGATTAAGCTTTCTCGTCAAGCAACCCATGGTGATGGGATGCAAAAACTTGTGGGAAATTTGAATTCCACAACATCGGAAATCAATCGCATCTTGCCAGAACTCAATGAACAAAATCCGGACCTTGCTAAGGACTTAGCGACTATGACGCAAAACTTAGCGGTGGTCACAAAAGCTTTAGGGCCAGCAACCAAGGCGGTGGAAGGTCAATTGCCCGGAGCCAGTGTTCGTCTGTTGGAAGCTCTGAATGAAACAGTTGTGGTGCTAAAAGCCATGCAAAAAAGCTTTTTCATGCGCAGCAATGTTGAAGAAGTTCATAAAGAAGAATCTCAACGCCTTCCGGCTTCAAAATAG
- a CDS encoding 2,3,4,5-tetrahydropyridine-2,6-dicarboxylate N-succinyltransferase, protein MQNEVNQIYSDVQGGKSVDTLTTQELKAVFEVIEGLDSGKKRVCEKIDGKWVTNDWIKKAILLYFRIQKMEVMQAGDFTYFDKIPVKKWSEEDGVRVVPHALARKGSFIEKGAILMPSYVNIGAYVGAGTMVDTWATVGSCAQIGKNVHLSGGVGIGGVLEPVQASPVIVEDNAFIGSRCIVVEGVVIEEGAVLGAGVTITASTKIIDVTQSKAIETKGRVPANSVVIPGTQMKEFAAGNFGVPCALIIGKRKPSTDLKTSLTDALRDYQVSV, encoded by the coding sequence ATGCAAAATGAAGTAAACCAAATTTACAGTGACGTCCAAGGCGGAAAATCCGTCGACACTTTGACCACGCAAGAACTTAAAGCCGTTTTTGAAGTTATCGAAGGTTTGGATTCCGGTAAAAAACGCGTTTGCGAAAAAATCGATGGCAAATGGGTCACAAACGACTGGATCAAAAAGGCCATCTTGCTTTATTTCCGCATCCAAAAAATGGAAGTCATGCAAGCCGGCGACTTTACCTACTTCGATAAAATCCCCGTAAAAAAATGGAGCGAAGAAGATGGCGTGCGTGTGGTGCCTCATGCCCTAGCACGTAAAGGCAGCTTCATTGAAAAAGGGGCGATTCTTATGCCTTCATACGTGAATATCGGCGCCTATGTGGGTGCTGGCACGATGGTGGACACGTGGGCGACGGTAGGATCTTGCGCTCAGATTGGAAAAAACGTGCATTTATCCGGAGGCGTTGGCATCGGTGGCGTCTTAGAACCCGTGCAAGCGTCCCCTGTGATTGTTGAAGACAACGCCTTTATTGGCAGCCGCTGCATCGTGGTCGAAGGTGTCGTGATCGAAGAAGGTGCGGTTCTTGGAGCCGGTGTGACCATCACGGCCAGCACAAAAATCATCGACGTTACGCAAAGCAAAGCCATTGAAACCAAAGGCCGCGTGCCCGCAAATTCTGTCGTGATCCCCGGAACACAAATGAAAGAATTCGCCGCCGGAAACTTCGGCGTTCCGTGCGCACTTATCATCGGCAAAAGAAAACCAAGCACCGACCTAAAGACCTCCCTGACAGACGCTCTAAGAGATTACCAAGTCAGCGTATAA
- a CDS encoding M14 family zinc carboxypeptidase — MKTSLFTFTSKGLPVLAHEFHNGGPEVLILGGVHGDEIEGVIAAQCLMKHFMNASPFRINLTIVPQFNFEGVILKTRGNANGVDLNRNLPTKDWSPEVATPRYHPGPSAGSERENHGLIAYIEAKKPTFIYSLHSWKPMLNVNGDCKKVADVISKRTGYIIDESIGYPTPGCLGTYTGLERNIPTLTYEIERGLDADSIIRTHVPAILESLKTLET, encoded by the coding sequence ATGAAAACTTCGCTTTTTACTTTCACTTCTAAGGGACTTCCCGTTTTAGCTCACGAGTTTCATAACGGGGGACCTGAAGTATTAATTCTAGGTGGCGTGCACGGCGACGAAATTGAAGGCGTGATTGCGGCCCAATGCTTGATGAAGCATTTTATGAATGCCAGTCCTTTTCGCATCAACCTCACTATTGTCCCGCAGTTCAACTTTGAAGGCGTGATCTTAAAAACTCGCGGCAACGCCAACGGTGTGGACTTAAACCGAAATCTGCCAACGAAAGATTGGTCGCCAGAAGTGGCAACTCCCCGCTATCATCCGGGCCCTTCTGCTGGCAGTGAAAGGGAAAACCACGGCCTGATCGCTTACATCGAAGCCAAAAAGCCGACTTTCATTTACAGTCTGCATTCTTGGAAGCCCATGCTTAATGTCAACGGTGACTGCAAAAAAGTGGCCGACGTTATTTCTAAGCGCACGGGGTATATCATTGATGAAAGTATCGGCTACCCGACACCCGGGTGTTTGGGCACTTACACCGGTTTAGAAAGAAACATCCCCACTTTAACTTATGAAATCGAACGCGGCCTTGATGCGGACTCCATCATCCGTACCCATGTACCAGCTATTTTAGAGTCGTTAAAAACTCTTGAGACTTAA
- a CDS encoding ABC-F family ATP-binding cassette domain-containing protein, whose translation MISTTNVSLRFGGKKLFEDVNVKFTPGNCYGLIGANGAGKSTFLKVLSKELEPNTGEVIIPGDLRLSVLKQDHYAYDEFPVLKTVLMGNARLYKVMEEKDALYAKPDFSEADGVRASELEGVFAELNGWEAESEAGVMLAGLGIDESYHHKLMKELNGGEKVKVLLAQALFGQPDILLLDEPTNHLDIYAIQWLEEFLLNFQNTVIVISHDRHFLNKVCTHIADIDFGKVTTYTGNYDFWREASELKQRLLADQNKKSADKADELKAFIQRFSANASKSRQASSRQKQLEKLEFTDLPASSRRQPFIGFDMKRDLGNEVLTVDKLTKTWEGETLLKNVSFNLKKGDKVAFVGRNDLAKTLLFEILAGELAADSGSFNWGITTSVSYFPTDNSKYFTGAEDSLVDWLRQYSHDKDEGFLRGFLGKMLFSGNDALKKPDVLSGGERVRCMFSKMMLSGANILIFDGPTAHLDLESITAVNEGLKRFKGTILFTSHDHELIQTVANRIIEIDQGVMYDNHITYDEYLEKKKSETH comes from the coding sequence ATGATCAGCACCACAAATGTCAGCCTTCGCTTTGGCGGCAAAAAATTATTTGAAGACGTTAACGTAAAATTCACGCCCGGCAATTGCTATGGCTTGATTGGGGCCAACGGCGCTGGAAAGTCCACCTTCTTAAAAGTTCTTTCTAAAGAGCTTGAGCCCAACACGGGCGAAGTCATCATCCCCGGCGACTTGCGCCTTTCCGTTTTAAAACAAGATCACTACGCTTATGACGAATTCCCGGTTCTAAAAACCGTGCTGATGGGGAATGCCCGTCTGTACAAAGTGATGGAAGAAAAAGACGCTCTTTACGCCAAGCCTGATTTTTCTGAAGCCGACGGGGTTCGCGCTTCTGAACTGGAAGGTGTTTTTGCGGAACTCAATGGCTGGGAGGCTGAATCGGAAGCCGGCGTTATGCTAGCCGGCTTAGGAATTGATGAATCTTATCATCACAAATTAATGAAAGAACTTAATGGCGGAGAGAAAGTAAAAGTTCTTTTAGCCCAAGCCCTTTTCGGTCAGCCAGATATCTTATTACTGGATGAGCCCACGAATCACTTGGACATTTACGCTATCCAGTGGCTAGAAGAATTTTTATTAAATTTCCAAAATACCGTCATCGTGATCTCGCATGATCGTCATTTCTTAAACAAAGTCTGCACCCATATCGCGGACATTGATTTCGGAAAAGTCACGACCTACACCGGAAATTATGATTTCTGGCGCGAAGCCAGTGAACTTAAACAGCGTTTGCTCGCCGATCAAAACAAAAAAAGTGCGGATAAGGCCGACGAACTTAAAGCCTTTATTCAACGTTTTAGTGCCAATGCCTCTAAATCTCGACAAGCTTCGTCTCGTCAAAAACAATTAGAAAAACTTGAATTCACCGACCTTCCGGCGTCTTCGCGTCGTCAGCCTTTTATCGGCTTTGATATGAAACGCGATCTGGGTAACGAAGTACTGACGGTAGATAAGCTGACCAAAACATGGGAAGGCGAAACGCTTCTTAAAAACGTCAGCTTCAATTTAAAAAAAGGCGACAAGGTTGCTTTTGTGGGTCGCAATGATTTGGCGAAAACTTTGCTTTTTGAAATCCTCGCCGGAGAACTCGCAGCCGACTCCGGCAGTTTTAATTGGGGTATCACCACCTCGGTCAGCTATTTTCCGACGGATAATTCAAAGTATTTTACCGGGGCTGAAGACAGCCTCGTTGACTGGCTTCGTCAGTATTCTCACGATAAAGACGAAGGTTTCTTGCGTGGGTTTTTAGGAAAAATGCTTTTCAGCGGCAATGATGCTTTAAAAAAACCAGATGTTTTGTCCGGGGGCGAGCGCGTTCGCTGCATGTTCTCTAAAATGATGCTTTCAGGCGCTAATATTTTAATCTTTGACGGCCCGACAGCCCATTTAGACTTAGAAAGTATTACGGCCGTGAATGAGGGACTCAAGCGCTTTAAAGGGACCATTCTTTTCACGTCCCATGATCATGAGTTGATTCAAACTGTCGCTAATCGCATTATCGAAATCGATCAAGGTGTCATGTACGACAATCACATCACTTATGATGAATACCTAGAAAAGAAGAAATCAGAAACTCACTAA
- a CDS encoding ATP-binding cassette domain-containing protein, with protein sequence MKIESLKFEGVSFTHDGQDPIVQNVDFDFPTKEVLWVKAEEGAGKSSLLQILAGLQIPQSGKYMINGENILDMSFEEFLPYRLQIGYSFDYGGLINNRTLHDNLMLPLLYHKMVSPEEARTRVDGLLKEFGIEKFAQERPAHVPGRVRKLTCLLRPLVMRPQVLLLDDPSVGLGQDSIYTFVDHINKHRKEGCFNHIFISSYDEKFMNHFEYQIIHLDDGQLYFQAVDPEKRVVHL encoded by the coding sequence ATGAAAATCGAAAGTCTTAAGTTTGAAGGTGTGTCGTTCACGCATGACGGACAAGATCCAATCGTGCAAAACGTGGACTTTGATTTTCCGACTAAAGAAGTCCTTTGGGTGAAAGCGGAAGAAGGCGCCGGAAAAAGTTCATTGTTGCAAATCTTAGCAGGCTTGCAAATTCCCCAATCGGGCAAATATATGATCAACGGCGAAAATATTTTAGATATGAGCTTTGAAGAGTTTCTGCCATATCGTTTACAAATTGGTTATTCGTTTGATTACGGTGGATTGATAAATAATCGCACCTTGCATGACAATTTGATGTTACCACTTTTATATCATAAAATGGTTTCGCCCGAAGAAGCCCGCACGCGCGTGGATGGTCTTTTAAAAGAATTCGGCATTGAAAAATTCGCTCAGGAAAGACCGGCACACGTTCCTGGACGTGTGCGTAAGTTGACATGTCTTTTACGTCCGTTAGTGATGCGTCCGCAGGTTTTGCTTTTAGATGATCCCAGTGTAGGTTTAGGGCAAGACAGTATTTACACGTTTGTAGATCATATTAACAAGCATCGTAAAGAAGGCTGTTTCAATCATATCTTTATCAGTTCGTATGATGAGAAGTTTATGAATCATTTTGAATATCAAATTATTCACTTGGACGACGGGCAGTTGTACTTTCAAGCTGTCGATCCCGAAAAAAGGGTCGTCCATTTATGA
- a CDS encoding NAD(P)H-binding protein: MGHRMILIGAGSTIGRPLVDVLKKEDIELTAASRSLRRLPEGVKGLQLDYNNPQMMELALKDKEVLFLKLPISTDFHAQTLNILKAAKLNGVRFILGMSVLGASAHSPYMYQRVYGEWEEILAESKMRYCFIRPNILMQSLDNWYHDELQAGTVYLPEGEGRVSFIDARDVADLAAKILMHPMIFHRQVLEVTGQRAFSNAEAVSFLSFHASRRIEFVPVTEAMALKSPNMRDLSIWEREFVLSRHQAVKSGQLSWISGHYEKIMGRPPRRFEDFCAEMGEQLKSPPPPDKSADL; this comes from the coding sequence ATGGGTCACAGGATGATTTTGATTGGTGCAGGAAGCACCATCGGGCGTCCGTTGGTGGATGTGCTTAAAAAAGAGGACATCGAACTGACGGCCGCCTCCCGAAGCTTACGACGCTTACCCGAAGGCGTTAAGGGATTGCAATTGGACTATAACAATCCTCAGATGATGGAGCTCGCCCTCAAAGACAAGGAAGTTCTATTTTTAAAGCTGCCGATCTCGACGGACTTTCATGCGCAAACGTTGAACATTCTAAAAGCAGCAAAGCTTAACGGAGTTAGATTCATCTTAGGGATGTCCGTGCTGGGGGCCTCGGCGCATTCTCCCTACATGTATCAAAGAGTTTATGGAGAGTGGGAGGAGATCTTAGCGGAAAGTAAAATGCGCTACTGCTTTATCCGTCCCAATATTTTGATGCAGTCTTTGGACAACTGGTATCATGACGAACTGCAGGCCGGAACGGTTTACCTCCCGGAAGGCGAGGGGCGCGTGTCTTTTATTGATGCTCGGGACGTCGCGGATCTAGCGGCGAAGATTCTTATGCACCCGATGATTTTTCATCGTCAGGTTTTAGAGGTGACGGGACAGAGAGCTTTTTCTAATGCCGAAGCCGTGTCCTTTTTGTCATTTCATGCTTCACGTCGAATAGAGTTTGTTCCGGTGACGGAGGCCATGGCTCTGAAAAGTCCGAATATGCGTGATCTATCAATATGGGAAAGAGAATTTGTTTTAAGCCGTCATCAGGCGGTAAAATCAGGACAGCTTTCGTGGATTTCGGGTCATTATGAAAAAATCATGGGCCGACCCCCAAGACGTTTTGAGGACTTCTGTGCGGAAATGGGGGAGCAGTTGAAATCACCACCCCCTCCAGATAAGTCCGCTGATCTTTAG
- a CDS encoding FtsX-like permease family protein — MRRISWLSMIGISISVTAFLVVLFVMNGMNASIKKRIIGLEPHLYVQVADVKSATLLESHPVYQRLQEDPGNRAYVYEIQDVIIRTQDGQFRGGIARGVNRDSMSHFMEQLQKMSESGKSSSTYFWDPQDLPDAGEVMLGVDLAQSLGVFEGDFVTVVSPSGLLLPMGETPKFDRVRVKKIVTTSLSDVDANYLFFQRGKALNTLLGDNVRTYGIEVWLPNENQIENVKDDLMKFSDVKVETWMDRNSALLYALKLEKLTIGTFLGLAGMIAASSILTVLALLLSQKKRDIAILRTIGYSAKQTVRTFTQLGFMLSFVGVLIGVILGTGISLYIQANPIQLAVSQIYYDPSIPALVDFKLVFGVLFFSGLIAWFGSYIPARTAAEVEPSDALRMK, encoded by the coding sequence GTGCGTCGTATTTCTTGGCTGTCCATGATCGGCATCTCCATCAGTGTCACGGCATTTTTGGTCGTGCTTTTTGTGATGAATGGGATGAACGCATCCATTAAAAAAAGAATTATTGGTTTAGAGCCTCACTTGTATGTGCAGGTCGCTGATGTTAAGTCGGCCACACTTTTAGAGTCTCATCCGGTTTACCAGCGTCTCCAAGAAGACCCAGGGAATCGTGCCTATGTCTATGAAATTCAAGATGTGATCATTCGCACCCAAGATGGACAGTTCCGTGGCGGTATTGCGCGTGGAGTGAATAGGGACAGCATGTCTCACTTCATGGAGCAGCTGCAAAAAATGAGTGAGTCGGGAAAATCTTCTTCGACGTATTTCTGGGATCCGCAAGATCTCCCGGATGCGGGAGAGGTGATGTTGGGTGTGGATCTCGCCCAATCCTTGGGGGTTTTTGAAGGGGACTTTGTCACGGTGGTGTCGCCTTCGGGTCTTTTACTTCCGATGGGAGAAACGCCCAAATTTGATCGCGTGCGCGTGAAAAAAATTGTTACCACCAGTCTTTCAGACGTGGATGCTAATTATCTGTTTTTTCAACGAGGCAAAGCCTTAAATACTCTTTTAGGGGATAATGTTCGCACTTATGGAATTGAAGTGTGGCTGCCTAACGAAAATCAAATCGAAAATGTAAAAGATGATTTGATGAAGTTTTCAGACGTTAAAGTGGAAACTTGGATGGATCGAAATTCCGCTTTGCTTTACGCTTTAAAATTGGAAAAACTGACCATCGGAACTTTCTTAGGCTTGGCCGGAATGATAGCGGCAAGTTCCATTTTAACGGTGTTGGCTTTGTTATTATCGCAGAAAAAACGAGATATCGCGATATTGCGCACGATCGGCTATTCCGCTAAACAGACCGTGCGTACTTTTACGCAACTGGGTTTTATGCTTTCTTTTGTGGGAGTCTTGATCGGCGTGATTCTGGGGACGGGGATCAGTCTTTATATTCAAGCCAATCCGATTCAGTTGGCGGTTTCTCAAATCTATTATGATCCTTCAATTCCAGCCTTGGTGGACTTTAAACTTGTCTTTGGAGTTTTATTCTTTAGCGGTTTGATTGCCTGGTTCGGTTCTTATATTCCAGCGCGGACAGCAGCCGAAGTGGAGCCGTCCGACGCCTTAAGAATGAAATAA
- a CDS encoding guanosine monophosphate reductase, which produces MTLMFNWKDIKSRGKGLTFDDVLIIPARSDIRSRRDPQLTSKLTKKITIETPIISANMDTVTEYDMAFAMHQLGGIGILHRFITTEEQALQARRLKEAGVKHVSASVGVGEEFKARAKTLIDGGVDIITIDIAHGHSIQMMETLKWLKDHYPNIEIIAGNLATPDAARDLIEAGADAIKVGIGPGSMCTTRIITGAGVPQLTAIGLCAEVADSYGVPVIADGGIRTSGDMVKAFAAGASTVMLGSMLAGTIESPGEIKNGKKQYRGMASRSAQESWRGGVPQGMAPEGEATQVNVKGHVKDVILEVTGGIRSGMSYVNANSIAEIREKALFMEMSANGIAESRAHGVK; this is translated from the coding sequence ATGACGCTCATGTTTAACTGGAAAGACATCAAATCTCGCGGCAAAGGTTTGACCTTTGATGACGTTCTTATTATCCCGGCAAGATCGGACATCCGTTCTCGTCGCGACCCACAGTTGACTTCGAAATTAACTAAAAAAATCACGATCGAAACCCCGATCATCAGTGCGAATATGGACACCGTCACCGAATACGACATGGCCTTTGCGATGCACCAACTCGGTGGCATCGGGATCTTACACCGCTTCATCACCACCGAAGAACAGGCCTTACAAGCACGTCGCCTCAAAGAAGCGGGCGTCAAGCATGTCTCTGCCAGCGTCGGTGTGGGGGAAGAGTTCAAAGCCCGCGCAAAAACTTTGATTGATGGGGGTGTTGATATTATCACCATCGACATCGCTCACGGCCACTCCATCCAAATGATGGAGACCTTAAAATGGCTCAAAGATCACTATCCAAATATTGAAATCATCGCCGGAAACTTAGCTACTCCGGATGCTGCACGCGATTTGATCGAGGCAGGTGCCGATGCCATCAAAGTGGGTATCGGGCCAGGCTCGATGTGCACAACTCGTATCATCACCGGTGCCGGCGTTCCGCAGCTAACCGCCATCGGACTTTGCGCCGAAGTGGCGGACAGTTACGGAGTTCCGGTGATCGCCGATGGAGGTATTCGTACTTCCGGGGATATGGTGAAAGCTTTTGCGGCCGGAGCAAGCACCGTCATGCTTGGAAGCATGCTCGCAGGGACTATTGAATCCCCAGGGGAAATTAAAAACGGCAAAAAACAATACCGTGGCATGGCCTCGCGCTCGGCTCAAGAATCGTGGCGCGGTGGAGTTCCGCAAGGAATGGCCCCTGAAGGAGAAGCGACTCAAGTGAATGTCAAAGGACACGTAAAGGACGTAATCTTAGAAGTCACTGGTGGCATTCGTTCAGGGATGAGCTATGTTAACGCGAATTCGATTGCTGAAATCCGTGAGAAAGCGCTTTTCATGGAAATGTCAGCCAACGGAATCGCCGAATCTCGAGCTCACGGAGTAAAATAA